One Mycolicibacterium crocinum DNA window includes the following coding sequences:
- a CDS encoding MgtC/SapB family protein, which yields MQMWLADPPLLGGPGQGTRQIVELLIAFGLTALIGLEREIHGKSAGLRTQAIVGTASALILIVSKYGFFDVLTNGLVEVDPSRVAAQIVSGIGFLGAGLIITRQGAVHGLTTAAAIWECAAIGMAAAAGLVKLAIIVTILHFVIVLGFNPLSRRLTARLAGSVRLRVTYEPDRGVLTHILAACDKHQWSLTELNSDPDGGVLMTLSGTRILHAPTTVAGIAGVTGVRRLDEKDE from the coding sequence ATGCAGATGTGGTTGGCCGACCCGCCGTTGCTCGGCGGCCCCGGACAGGGCACCCGGCAGATCGTCGAACTCCTGATCGCGTTCGGGCTGACCGCGCTGATCGGCCTGGAACGCGAGATACATGGCAAGAGCGCCGGGCTGCGCACCCAGGCGATCGTCGGCACGGCGTCCGCGCTGATCCTGATCGTCAGCAAGTACGGCTTCTTCGACGTGCTGACCAACGGCCTGGTCGAAGTCGACCCGTCGCGCGTCGCCGCTCAGATCGTCTCCGGCATCGGCTTCCTCGGCGCCGGGTTGATCATCACCCGCCAGGGCGCGGTGCACGGACTGACGACGGCCGCCGCGATCTGGGAGTGCGCGGCCATCGGCATGGCCGCCGCGGCGGGCTTGGTCAAGCTCGCGATCATCGTCACGATCCTGCACTTCGTGATCGTCCTGGGCTTCAACCCGCTCAGTCGGCGCCTCACCGCACGACTGGCCGGTTCGGTGCGGCTGCGGGTCACCTACGAGCCGGACCGCGGTGTGCTCACCCACATCCTCGCCGCGTGCGACAAGCACCAGTGGAGTCTGACCGAACTCAACAGCGATCCCGACGGCGGCGTACTGATGACACTATCGGGCACGCGAATCCTGCACGCTCCCACCACAGTTGCCGGGATAGCCGGCGTCACCGGTGTGCGCCGGCTCGACGAGAAGGACGAGTAG
- a CDS encoding MFS transporter — MTETTASAAGSWRELLGRDYLGAVIVLAGGVAIYAINEFITISLLPSAVADIGGERLYAWVTTVYLVASVTAATTVGPVLTRFGPRTAYMGALLSFAAGSTLCTVAPTMPLLLGGRVVQGLAGGVLAGLGYAVISAALPDRLWTRASAVVSAMWGVGTLVGPAAGGLFAQFGLWRGGFGLLAVFAVAMSLLVPLALPARADADQQPPGTRIPLWSLLLLGVAALTVSVAVIPHSAGAIAGLLAVGAALVVVFIVVDRRASAAVLPHKAFEPGPLKWIYLTLGLLMAATMVDMYVPLFGQRLGALAPVVAGFLGAALSVGWTVGEIASASITNVRLTVRVVAIAPLVMAAGLALAAFTQTDGAPTTVVVLWAVALVITGSGIGMAWPHLSAWAMGAVVDDPPQQAVAAAAINTVQLMCGAFGAGLAGVVVNLRAAPDASASRLMFGAFAVVAAVGVVASYRSGRGRAD; from the coding sequence ATGACCGAGACCACCGCATCGGCCGCGGGCAGTTGGCGAGAGCTGCTGGGCCGCGACTATCTCGGCGCGGTCATCGTGCTGGCCGGCGGTGTGGCGATCTATGCCATCAACGAATTCATCACGATCAGCCTGCTGCCCAGCGCCGTCGCCGACATCGGCGGCGAGCGGCTCTACGCCTGGGTGACGACGGTCTATCTGGTGGCGTCGGTGACGGCGGCGACGACGGTCGGGCCGGTGTTGACCCGATTCGGCCCGCGCACCGCGTACATGGGCGCGTTGCTGTCTTTCGCCGCGGGCAGTACGCTCTGCACGGTGGCGCCGACGATGCCGCTGCTTCTCGGCGGGCGGGTGGTGCAAGGTCTGGCTGGCGGCGTACTGGCCGGTCTCGGTTATGCGGTGATCAGCGCGGCGCTGCCCGACCGGTTGTGGACCCGCGCGTCGGCCGTGGTGTCGGCGATGTGGGGGGTCGGCACCCTGGTGGGTCCGGCCGCCGGCGGTCTGTTCGCCCAATTCGGCTTGTGGCGAGGTGGATTCGGCCTGCTCGCAGTTTTCGCGGTGGCGATGAGTCTGTTGGTTCCGCTGGCATTGCCGGCGCGGGCCGATGCCGACCAGCAACCGCCGGGGACGCGAATCCCGTTGTGGTCGTTGCTGTTGCTCGGTGTGGCGGCGCTGACGGTCAGCGTGGCGGTGATCCCGCACAGCGCGGGCGCCATCGCCGGTCTGCTGGCTGTGGGTGCGGCCTTGGTGGTGGTGTTCATCGTCGTCGATCGCCGAGCCTCGGCTGCGGTATTGCCGCACAAGGCTTTTGAGCCCGGTCCGCTGAAGTGGATCTACCTGACCCTCGGACTGTTGATGGCGGCCACGATGGTCGACATGTATGTGCCGCTCTTCGGTCAGCGGCTCGGTGCGCTGGCGCCGGTCGTGGCGGGGTTCCTCGGCGCCGCGCTGTCGGTGGGCTGGACGGTCGGGGAGATCGCCAGCGCCTCGATCACCAATGTCCGGCTGACGGTGCGGGTGGTGGCGATTGCCCCGTTGGTGATGGCAGCGGGTCTGGCGCTGGCGGCGTTCACCCAAACCGATGGTGCGCCAACGACTGTCGTTGTCCTGTGGGCGGTGGCGCTGGTGATCACTGGATCCGGTATCGGGATGGCGTGGCCGCACCTGTCCGCGTGGGCGATGGGTGCGGTCGTCGACGATCCGCCCCAGCAGGCAGTAGCCGCTGCGGCGATCAACACCGTTCAGCTGATGTGCGGAGCGTTCGGCGCGGGACTGGCAGGTGTGGTGGTCAATCTGCGTGCCGCACCGGACGCGAGTGCGAGCCGGCTGATGTTCGGTGCGTTCGCGGTTGTGGCAGCAGTGGGTGTCGTCGCCTCGTACCGATCCGGGCGGGGTCGAGCGGACTGA
- the uvrB gene encoding excinuclease ABC subunit UvrB, which translates to MAFATEHPVLAHSEYRPAADAVDGLVRSGADFRVVSEYQPAGDQPAAIDELERRIRAGERDVVLLGATGTGKSATTAWLIERLQRPTLVMAPNKTLAAQLANELREMLPHNAVEYFVSYYDYYQPEAYIAQTDTYIEKDSSINDDVERLRHSATSSLLSRRDVVVVASVSCIYGLGTPQSYLDRSVELQVGTEVPRDGLLRLLVDVQYTRNDLSFTRGSFRVRGDTVEIIPSYEELAVRIEFFGDEIEALYYLHPLTGDVVRQVDSLRIFPATHYVAGPERMAMAISTIEQELAERLADLENQGKLLEAQRLRMRTNYDIEMMRQVGFCSGIENYSRHIDGRPAGSAPATLLDYFPEDFLLVIDESHVTVPQIGGMYEGDMSRKRNLVEFGFRLPSAVDNRPLTWEEFADRIGQTVYLSATPGPYELSQTSGEFVEQVIRPTGLIDPKVVVKPTKGQIDDLIGEIRTRTDRDERVLVTTLTKKMAEDLTDYLLEMGIRVRYLHSEVDTLRRVELLRQLRLGEYDVLVGINLLREGLDLPEVSLVAILDADKEGFLRSTRSLIQTIGRAARNVSGEVHMYADKLTDSMKEAIDETERRRAKQIAYNEEHGIDPQPLRKKIADILDQVYREADDTEAIEVGGSGRNASRGRRAQGEPGRAVSAGIVEGRDTSNMPRAELADLIKDLTAQMMAAARDLQFELAARIRDEIADLKKELRGMDAAGLK; encoded by the coding sequence ATGGCATTCGCTACCGAACACCCGGTGCTCGCGCATTCGGAGTACCGACCCGCCGCCGACGCCGTGGACGGTCTGGTGCGCAGCGGCGCCGACTTCCGGGTCGTCAGTGAGTATCAGCCCGCCGGTGACCAGCCCGCCGCGATCGACGAGTTGGAGCGCAGGATCCGGGCGGGGGAGCGTGACGTCGTCCTGCTCGGCGCGACGGGCACCGGTAAATCGGCGACCACGGCCTGGCTGATCGAACGGCTGCAGCGGCCGACGCTGGTGATGGCGCCGAACAAGACGCTGGCCGCCCAGCTCGCCAACGAGTTGCGAGAGATGTTGCCGCACAACGCTGTTGAGTACTTCGTCTCGTACTACGACTACTACCAGCCCGAGGCGTACATCGCCCAGACCGACACCTACATCGAGAAGGACAGCTCGATCAACGACGACGTCGAGCGGTTGCGCCACTCGGCGACGTCGAGCCTGCTGTCCCGTCGCGACGTCGTGGTGGTCGCGTCGGTGTCGTGCATCTACGGCCTGGGCACCCCGCAGTCCTACCTCGACCGGTCGGTCGAACTGCAGGTCGGCACGGAAGTACCGCGGGACGGCCTGCTGCGGCTGCTGGTCGACGTGCAGTACACCCGCAACGACCTGTCCTTCACCCGTGGCTCGTTCCGCGTGCGCGGCGACACCGTCGAGATCATCCCGTCCTACGAGGAGCTCGCGGTCCGCATCGAATTCTTCGGCGACGAGATCGAGGCGCTGTACTACCTGCACCCGCTGACCGGCGATGTCGTGCGCCAGGTTGATTCGCTGCGGATATTCCCGGCCACCCACTACGTCGCAGGCCCGGAGCGGATGGCGATGGCGATCTCGACGATCGAGCAGGAGTTGGCCGAACGGCTGGCCGACCTGGAGAACCAGGGCAAGCTGCTGGAAGCTCAGCGGCTGCGGATGCGCACCAACTACGACATCGAAATGATGCGTCAGGTCGGGTTCTGCTCGGGCATCGAGAACTACTCGCGCCACATCGACGGGCGGCCCGCGGGTTCGGCGCCCGCGACGCTGCTGGACTACTTCCCCGAAGACTTCCTGCTGGTGATCGACGAATCCCACGTCACGGTCCCGCAGATCGGCGGCATGTATGAGGGCGACATGTCCCGCAAGCGCAACCTGGTGGAGTTCGGGTTCCGGCTGCCGTCGGCGGTCGACAACCGGCCGCTGACCTGGGAGGAGTTCGCCGACCGGATCGGTCAGACGGTGTACCTGTCGGCAACGCCAGGGCCCTACGAGCTGAGCCAGACCAGCGGTGAGTTCGTCGAGCAGGTCATCCGCCCGACCGGGCTTATCGACCCGAAGGTCGTGGTCAAGCCGACCAAGGGCCAGATCGACGACCTGATCGGCGAGATCCGGACCCGCACCGACCGCGACGAGCGCGTGCTGGTCACCACGCTGACCAAGAAGATGGCCGAAGACCTCACCGACTACCTGCTGGAGATGGGCATCCGCGTCCGCTACCTGCACTCCGAGGTGGACACCCTGCGCCGCGTCGAGCTGCTGCGGCAGTTGCGCCTCGGTGAGTACGACGTGCTGGTCGGGATCAACCTGCTTCGCGAGGGTCTGGACCTTCCGGAGGTGTCGCTGGTGGCGATCCTCGACGCCGATAAGGAGGGCTTCCTGCGCTCCACCCGAAGCCTCATCCAGACCATCGGCCGCGCGGCGCGCAACGTCTCCGGTGAAGTGCACATGTACGCCGACAAGCTCACCGACTCGATGAAGGAAGCCATCGACGAGACCGAGCGCCGGCGAGCCAAGCAGATCGCCTACAACGAAGAGCACGGCATCGACCCGCAGCCGCTGCGCAAGAAGATCGCCGACATCCTCGACCAGGTGTACCGGGAGGCCGACGACACCGAGGCGATCGAGGTCGGCGGCTCCGGGCGCAACGCGTCCCGCGGCCGGCGGGCGCAGGGCGAGCCGGGCCGGGCGGTCAGCGCGGGCATCGTCGAGGGCCGCGACACCTCGAACATGCCGCGCGCCGAACTGGCCGATCTGATCAAGGATCTGACCGCACAGATGATGGCGGCGGCGCGCGATCTGCAGTTCGAGCTGGCCGCGCGGATCCGTGACGAGATCGCCGATCTGAAGAAGGAACTGCGCGGCATGGACGCCGCGGGGCTGAAGTAG
- a CDS encoding DUF402 domain-containing protein codes for MTAKTNTDPKGIVRAVDEYVLTPWGLYMARPTPGRTQFHYLESWLLPSLGLRANVFHFNPGHERPQDYYLDIGQITVGETAWQAEDHYLDLVVYSGDRTDLIDTDELFAAHRDGLLTTETAEEALQRVVVAIEGLARHDHDLNAWLAADGMTLTWR; via the coding sequence TTGACCGCCAAGACGAACACCGATCCCAAGGGCATCGTGCGGGCGGTCGACGAGTACGTGCTCACCCCCTGGGGGCTGTACATGGCCCGCCCGACCCCCGGCCGCACCCAATTCCATTACCTCGAGTCGTGGCTGCTGCCCTCCCTGGGACTGAGAGCGAATGTCTTTCACTTCAACCCGGGCCACGAGCGCCCGCAGGACTACTACCTCGACATCGGCCAGATCACCGTCGGCGAGACCGCCTGGCAGGCCGAGGACCACTACCTCGACCTGGTGGTCTACTCCGGTGACCGAACCGACCTCATCGACACCGACGAGCTGTTCGCCGCGCACCGCGACGGTCTGCTGACCACCGAGACCGCTGAGGAAGCCCTGCAACGCGTGGTCGTCGCGATCGAGGGTCTGGCCCGCCACGACCACGACCTCAATGCGTGGCTTGCCGCCGACGGGATGACGTTGACCTGGCGCTGA
- a CDS encoding nitroreductase/quinone reductase family protein, with protein sequence MQKPDAVASAGAWLLENGHRLLLTLTGGRYPRTVMGMLTLELHTVGRKSGKPYTNLLTSPIHDDKRIVVVASKGGHQDHPDWYKNAIANPDVGVTVDGSTVPMLARSATREERADMWPRVVKAYKGYEGYQRNTPREIPLLILERRRAFR encoded by the coding sequence GTGCAGAAACCCGATGCTGTCGCCTCCGCCGGTGCCTGGCTGCTGGAAAACGGTCACCGCCTGCTGCTGACGCTCACCGGTGGCCGCTACCCGCGCACCGTGATGGGCATGTTGACTCTCGAGTTGCACACCGTTGGCCGCAAATCCGGTAAGCCGTATACCAACCTGCTGACGTCTCCGATTCACGATGACAAGCGCATTGTCGTCGTCGCCTCCAAGGGCGGCCACCAGGATCACCCCGACTGGTACAAGAACGCGATCGCCAATCCCGACGTCGGGGTGACCGTCGACGGCTCGACGGTCCCGATGCTGGCCCGCAGTGCCACCCGCGAAGAGCGAGCCGATATGTGGCCCCGAGTTGTCAAGGCCTACAAGGGATATGAGGGCTATCAGCGCAACACGCCCCGGGAAATCCCATTGCTGATCTTGGAACGGCGCCGCGCGTTCCGGTAG
- the coaE gene encoding dephospho-CoA kinase — translation MLRIGLTGGIGAGKSTVSATFSECGGIVVDGDVISREVVEPGTEGLGKLVEAFGSGILQADGALDRPALAAIAFSDEEKRQTLNGIVHPLVATRRSELIAAAGEDAVIVEDIPLLVESQMAPMFPLVIIVNADPEVRVKRLIEYRGFSEDDARARIAMQATEEQRRLVADVWLDNSGSSGQLVEKARELWYQRILPFAHNLATRTPVSSPTAIVPADPTWPDQARRILARLNTTCGHRAVRIDHIGSTAVPGMDAKDVIDVQVTVASLEVADELAEDLLRAGYPRVATITSDVPKEGTDPALWHKRFHASGDPGRPTNVHIRVDGWPNQRFALLFVDWLKANPGVQADYLAVKRSAAQLADIGAYAEAKEPWFLDAYRRAWAWAESTGWTPAV, via the coding sequence GTGCTACGTATTGGACTCACCGGCGGTATCGGCGCCGGCAAGTCGACGGTGTCCGCCACGTTCTCCGAATGTGGCGGCATCGTCGTCGATGGCGACGTCATCTCCCGTGAGGTCGTCGAACCGGGTACCGAGGGTCTGGGCAAGCTCGTCGAGGCCTTCGGGTCCGGGATCCTGCAAGCCGATGGCGCCCTGGACCGTCCCGCGCTGGCCGCGATCGCGTTCAGTGACGAGGAGAAACGGCAGACCCTGAACGGCATCGTTCACCCACTGGTGGCTACTCGGCGCTCGGAGCTGATCGCCGCCGCGGGGGAGGATGCGGTGATCGTCGAGGACATTCCGCTGCTCGTCGAATCCCAGATGGCGCCGATGTTCCCGCTGGTCATCATCGTGAACGCCGATCCCGAGGTGCGGGTCAAGCGGCTGATCGAATACCGCGGGTTCAGCGAGGACGACGCCCGGGCCCGTATCGCGATGCAGGCCACCGAAGAGCAGCGGCGGCTGGTCGCCGATGTGTGGCTGGACAACTCCGGCAGCTCCGGGCAGCTCGTCGAGAAGGCACGAGAGCTGTGGTATCAGCGCATCCTGCCGTTCGCGCACAACCTCGCCACCCGCACGCCGGTGTCCAGCCCGACCGCCATCGTTCCGGCCGACCCCACCTGGCCCGATCAGGCCCGGCGAATCCTGGCTCGCCTCAACACCACCTGCGGGCACCGGGCGGTGCGCATCGACCACATCGGGTCGACGGCCGTACCCGGCATGGACGCCAAGGACGTCATCGACGTCCAGGTGACCGTCGCCTCGCTCGAGGTCGCCGACGAACTCGCCGAGGATCTGCTGCGCGCCGGCTATCCCCGGGTGGCCACCATCACGTCGGACGTGCCGAAGGAAGGCACTGATCCGGCGTTGTGGCACAAGCGTTTTCACGCCTCCGGCGACCCGGGCCGGCCCACTAACGTGCACATCCGGGTGGACGGCTGGCCCAACCAGCGGTTCGCCCTGCTGTTCGTGGACTGGCTCAAGGCCAACCCCGGCGTGCAGGCCGACTATCTGGCGGTCAAGCGGTCGGCGGCTCAGCTCGCCGACATCGGTGCCTACGCCGAAGCCAAGGAGCCGTGGTTCCTTGACGCCTACCGTCGGGCGTGGGCGTGGGCCGAGTCGACCGGTTGGACGCCGGCCGTCTGA
- the rpsA gene encoding 30S ribosomal protein S1, which yields MPSPTVTSPQVAVNDIGSSEDFLAAIDKTIKYFNDGDIVEGTIVKVDRDEVLLDIGYKTEGVIPSRELSIKHDVDPNEVVSVGDEVEALVLTKEDKEGRLILSKKRAQYERAWGTIEALKEKDEAVKGTVIEVVKGGLILDIGLRGFLPASLVEMRRVRDLQPYIGKEIEAKIIELDKNRNNVVLSRRAWLEQTQSEVRSEFLNQLQKGAIRKGVVSSIVNFGAFVDLGGVDGLVHVSELSWKHIDHPSEVVQVGDEVTVEVLDVDMDRERVSLSLKATQEDPWRHFARTHAIGQIVPGKVTKLVPFGAFVRVEEGIEGLVHISELAERHVEVPDQVVQVGDDAMVKVIDIDLERRRISLSLKQANEDYTEEFDPSKYGMADSYDEQGNYIFPEGFDAETNEWLEGFDKQRTEWEARYAEAERRHKMHTAQMEKFAKAEAEAAERPAGNGSSSSSSSGESAGGSLASDAQLAALREKLAGNA from the coding sequence ATGCCAAGTCCCACCGTCACCTCGCCGCAAGTAGCCGTCAACGACATCGGCTCGAGCGAGGACTTCCTCGCCGCCATCGATAAAACCATCAAATACTTCAACGATGGCGACATCGTCGAGGGAACCATCGTCAAGGTCGACCGGGACGAAGTTCTCCTGGATATCGGCTACAAGACCGAGGGTGTGATCCCCTCCCGCGAACTTTCCATCAAGCACGACGTCGACCCCAATGAGGTTGTGTCCGTCGGCGACGAGGTGGAAGCCCTGGTCCTCACCAAGGAGGACAAAGAAGGCCGCCTGATCCTGTCCAAGAAGCGAGCTCAGTACGAGCGCGCCTGGGGCACCATCGAGGCCCTCAAGGAGAAGGACGAGGCCGTCAAGGGCACCGTCATCGAGGTCGTCAAGGGCGGCCTGATCCTCGACATCGGCCTGCGCGGCTTCCTGCCCGCATCGCTGGTCGAGATGCGGCGCGTCCGCGATCTGCAGCCGTACATCGGCAAGGAGATCGAGGCCAAGATCATCGAGCTGGACAAGAACCGCAACAACGTGGTGCTGTCCCGTCGCGCCTGGCTGGAGCAGACCCAGTCCGAGGTCCGCAGCGAGTTCCTCAACCAGCTGCAGAAGGGCGCCATCCGCAAGGGTGTCGTCTCCTCGATCGTCAACTTCGGCGCGTTCGTCGACCTCGGCGGGGTCGACGGCCTGGTGCACGTCTCCGAGCTGTCCTGGAAGCACATCGATCACCCGTCCGAGGTGGTTCAGGTGGGCGACGAGGTCACCGTCGAGGTGCTCGACGTCGACATGGACCGCGAGCGGGTTTCGTTGTCGCTCAAGGCGACTCAGGAAGACCCGTGGCGCCACTTCGCCCGCACCCACGCGATCGGTCAGATCGTGCCGGGCAAGGTCACCAAGCTGGTGCCGTTCGGTGCGTTCGTCCGCGTCGAGGAGGGCATCGAGGGCCTGGTGCACATCTCCGAGCTGGCTGAGCGTCACGTCGAGGTGCCGGATCAGGTCGTGCAGGTCGGCGACGACGCCATGGTCAAGGTCATCGACATCGACCTGGAGCGCCGCCGCATCTCGCTGAGCCTCAAGCAGGCCAACGAGGACTACACCGAGGAGTTCGACCCCTCGAAGTACGGCATGGCCGACAGCTACGACGAGCAGGGGAACTACATCTTCCCCGAGGGCTTCGACGCCGAGACCAACGAATGGCTCGAAGGCTTCGACAAGCAGCGCACCGAGTGGGAGGCCCGCTACGCCGAGGCCGAGCGCCGGCACAAGATGCACACCGCGCAGATGGAGAAGTTCGCCAAGGCTGAGGCCGAAGCGGCTGAGCGGCCGGCCGGCAACGGCTCGTCGTCTTCGTCGAGCTCGGGTGAGTCCGCCGGTGGTTCGCTGGCCAGCGACGCTCAGCTCGCCGCGCTGCGCGAAAAGCTGGCAGGCAACGCCTAA
- a CDS encoding PrsW family intramembrane metalloprotease, with the protein MSYPYPPPLPRPVRKVGAPLAVIIVLGTVAGLILTLLTAVNPVGTIIGFILATVATTLVVLSYLWLDRWEPEPPRLLVFAFVWGASVAVVVSVGLEMVFDAAVSTGGSESSPFTIAVGAPLIEEAAKGLFLLLMMTGVRRAELNSLTDCLVYAGMTAIGFAWLENIFYIADGGSLGDSLLTAGMRLVMGPFAHPLFTTFTAIGVHFALQQRNSFAKVGCVVLGYLAAVVMHGLWNGSALAGPGAYFGLYVVWMMPIFALAVTLAVRSRRREQRVVAEKLPGMVAAGLITPAEAGWLGTIRTRKEVVAAANRFGGRAARRGVKKFAIQVVELAFVRDRIDRGFGDARVFALQQIEVDGVVAARAEAGAALHWLNGYRPPV; encoded by the coding sequence GTGTCCTACCCCTATCCGCCGCCGCTGCCCCGGCCGGTCCGCAAGGTCGGCGCCCCGCTGGCGGTGATCATCGTTCTCGGCACCGTCGCCGGGTTGATCTTGACCCTGTTGACCGCGGTCAACCCGGTCGGGACGATCATCGGCTTCATCCTGGCCACCGTGGCGACGACGCTGGTGGTGCTGTCCTACCTCTGGCTGGACCGCTGGGAGCCCGAGCCGCCCCGGCTGCTGGTGTTCGCCTTCGTGTGGGGCGCCTCGGTGGCGGTCGTGGTGTCGGTGGGCCTGGAAATGGTGTTCGACGCCGCGGTGAGCACCGGCGGCTCAGAGTCGAGTCCGTTCACCATTGCGGTCGGCGCCCCGCTGATCGAGGAGGCGGCCAAGGGCCTGTTCCTGCTGCTGATGATGACGGGTGTGCGCCGTGCCGAGCTGAACTCGCTGACCGATTGCCTGGTGTATGCCGGGATGACGGCGATCGGCTTCGCGTGGCTGGAGAACATCTTCTACATCGCCGACGGTGGATCCCTGGGCGACTCGCTGCTGACCGCGGGGATGCGTCTGGTGATGGGACCTTTCGCCCACCCGCTGTTCACGACGTTCACCGCGATCGGCGTGCATTTCGCCCTGCAGCAACGCAATTCGTTCGCGAAGGTCGGTTGCGTGGTGCTGGGGTACCTCGCCGCGGTGGTGATGCACGGACTGTGGAACGGCTCCGCGCTGGCCGGTCCGGGCGCCTACTTCGGACTGTATGTGGTGTGGATGATGCCGATCTTCGCGCTGGCGGTCACGCTGGCGGTGCGCAGCCGGCGGCGTGAACAGCGCGTGGTGGCCGAGAAGCTGCCGGGCATGGTGGCGGCGGGTTTGATCACCCCCGCCGAGGCCGGCTGGCTCGGGACGATCCGCACCCGCAAAGAGGTGGTGGCCGCCGCCAACCGGTTCGGTGGGCGGGCCGCCCGGCGCGGGGTCAAGAAGTTCGCCATCCAGGTCGTCGAGCTGGCGTTCGTGCGGGATCGCATCGACCGCGGTTTCGGCGACGCCCGGGTGTTCGCTTTGCAGCAGATCGAGGTCGACGGTGTGGTCGCCGCCCGAGCCGAGGCCGGGGCGGCGCTGCACTGGCTCAACGGCTACCGACCGCCGGTGTAG
- a CDS encoding Ig-like domain-containing protein, producing the protein MSKVTWEARVGAFAFMVGLSWAGLQAAGVASADDGASSNSPSASTGHANPGAGVARHSAHSARTSGAVAKPSTSSARPTRLLGSPLVDAKRPAPTTPAAVTPKSDPIVSAPAVARPTASASANPVQNFVDHLPLQIRRTFFNNAPTVQPVQVTGQHDGVISGTIGAVDPEGDVIKYKVVASGAGAPLHGTVSVASDGTFTYTPGADFTGTDQFAVRATDVGTHINLLNLFRAPSTTASVTVSQYALGTPALSFLFNYDAASASWWTPASRAALQAAGDYLSSRIVPSASLPVTVSYLITVQSTPGSSLLGTGSSSLAIVGSGKFEDTVVQHKILTGIDQNGTQADGSIVFNSAHTWSFDSTPGFFETDFETVALHELVHTLGFLSTIGSASSSTYRTTMDSYAVNSAGAHLFGSNGAWLGGTGGGVYFGGPTAVAANGGLVALDATGAHLNGSTFAGSLMSPSIGTGVRRIKLSAVEIGMLEDLGYTVIA; encoded by the coding sequence ATGTCGAAAGTTACGTGGGAGGCGCGCGTCGGCGCGTTTGCCTTCATGGTCGGGCTGTCATGGGCGGGACTGCAGGCGGCCGGTGTCGCCAGCGCAGATGACGGAGCCAGCTCGAATTCGCCGTCGGCATCGACAGGGCACGCCAACCCAGGCGCTGGCGTTGCTCGGCATTCCGCACACTCCGCGCGCACATCGGGAGCCGTCGCGAAGCCGTCGACAAGCAGTGCCCGTCCGACGCGTTTGCTCGGGTCCCCGCTGGTAGATGCCAAGCGGCCCGCACCGACCACGCCGGCTGCGGTGACGCCGAAGTCCGATCCCATCGTCAGCGCCCCGGCTGTTGCCCGGCCTACGGCGTCGGCGTCAGCGAACCCCGTCCAGAACTTCGTCGACCACCTGCCGTTGCAGATTCGCCGCACCTTCTTCAACAACGCACCGACCGTGCAGCCAGTCCAGGTCACCGGTCAGCATGACGGGGTGATCAGCGGAACCATCGGCGCCGTCGACCCCGAAGGGGACGTGATCAAGTACAAGGTCGTCGCTTCCGGCGCCGGCGCGCCTCTACACGGCACCGTTTCGGTGGCCTCCGACGGCACATTCACTTACACCCCAGGGGCGGATTTCACCGGAACCGACCAGTTCGCCGTGCGCGCAACGGATGTCGGAACGCACATCAACCTGCTGAACCTCTTCCGCGCACCCAGCACGACCGCCTCGGTCACGGTGAGCCAGTACGCACTCGGGACGCCGGCGTTGAGCTTCTTGTTCAATTACGATGCGGCGTCGGCGTCATGGTGGACTCCCGCTTCGCGCGCCGCGTTGCAGGCGGCAGGCGATTACCTGTCGTCGCGCATCGTGCCGTCGGCCTCACTCCCGGTGACCGTGAGCTATCTGATCACCGTGCAGAGCACACCCGGCTCCAGCCTTCTCGGTACCGGCAGCAGCTCGCTTGCCATCGTCGGTAGCGGAAAGTTCGAAGACACTGTGGTGCAACACAAGATCCTCACCGGGATCGACCAGAACGGCACGCAGGCCGATGGCAGCATCGTGTTCAACTCCGCGCACACGTGGTCCTTCGACAGCACCCCGGGCTTCTTCGAAACCGATTTCGAAACAGTCGCCTTGCACGAACTCGTCCATACGCTGGGTTTCTTGTCGACGATCGGAAGCGCGTCGTCGTCGACCTACCGAACGACAATGGACTCCTACGCCGTCAACAGCGCCGGTGCCCATTTGTTCGGCAGCAATGGTGCCTGGCTCGGCGGGACCGGCGGCGGGGTCTACTTTGGCGGCCCCACCGCGGTGGCCGCCAACGGCGGATTGGTGGCACTCGACGCCACTGGCGCGCATCTGAACGGTTCGACGTTCGCGGGGTCGTTGATGAGCCCGAGCATCGGCACCGGCGTTCGCCGCATCAAGTTGAGTGCGGTCGAGATCGGCATGCTCGAGGACCTCGGCTACACCGTCATCGCCTAG